GATGGAAAATTTTTTCGGAAAGGATGCCGACAAGTACCGCTTCGGGCATTTAAGTCATGCGTTGATGTTCATACCGTATGGAGCGGCAGTGGATGAGTTCCAGCATGAGGCATACGAAAATCCTGATGCGGCGCCCGAGGACCGCAGAAGGATGTGGAATGAAATAGAAACAAAGTACCTTCCACATCGTGATTACGGGGAGAACGACTACCTGAATTCGGGAGGGTTTTGGCACCAGCAGGGCCATATATTTAAAAATCCGTTCTATTACATTGACTATACGCTTGCGCAGACCTGCGCCTTTCAATTCTGGAAGAATGCCGAAAAATCGAGAGAAAAGGCATGGAATTCGTATGTAGACCTTTGTGGATTGGGCGGAAGCAAGTCATTCCTGGAATTGGTAGGAGTCGCAGGGCTTGAATCACCTTTTGAGGAGAAATCCTTCATATCCTTGGCAAGCCATATAGACGACTGGCTAAATCGGGCAAGCTTTGATTTTCTTTAAATAAGGCACGGATAAGCTGTGGTATAATTGCGGTATACTTGATACTCCGGAGGATGTAATGAAAAAGACTATTGGATTTATCGTGCCGAATGAAGAAATAGAAAAAAAAATATACGAATTGTTTCCTAAAAGATTGGCTGTGGGGGAACTAATTTTGGAACGCTTCGATCCGGACAACATGGTGCCCCAAGCTCTGCGTCTTGAAAAACTGGGCGCCAAAGCGATAATTGCCAGGGGAGGGACATATTACCGTATTGTGAACGAAGTTAAGGTGCCGGTAGTTCATCTTAAAATGAATGCTCTTGACATATTGTACGCTATAAAGAAAGCCAGCCGCATAGAATCTCATTTGACACTTATTTTAAGCGAGGATGTTCACTTTGCATGCAGCGATTGGGGGAAAGTACTCCGTTGCGAAATAGAATTGAACCGTTTTTCGACAGTGAACGAATTGGAAGAGCTTTTGACGCTATTGGAAGGTAGACAAAAACATACAGTTGTTGTAGGAGCGGTAATAACATGCAAGAAGGCCGAAGCCAAAGGCTTTAAGACTGTTTTCGTCGATTCTAGAAAGGAAACGCTTCAGGAAACCATAGGATATGTGGACAAGATTTTGGATGACCTAGAAGATCAACTGAGGCGGAGAGAGTTGTCTGATACCATAGTGGACAATGTTCATGACGCCATAATTGCGGTGGATGCTCTGGGCAATATCATATTGTTCAACAAGAATGCCAGAAAGATGTTTGGGAAGCGTTCTGAGGATATGATTGGTTGCTCCATTATGGAGACTTTTCCCGAGCTTGATTTCATCTATGAATTACTTAAGGACACGGGCTCGAAAAGCGAAAAGATAGTCCATATGAACAAGCTCATCGCAACCGTAAAGGCTTCATCAATATTGATTGACGGAGAGGTCAACGGAGCCGTTTGCACCTTCCAAGACATAACCAAGCTGCAGAATTTGGAAAAGCGCATTCGTTTCGAACTAAACAAAAAAGGGCTTACAGCGAAATTTACTTTTGACAATGTCTTGGCTGAAGACGAAGCTATGAAAAAAACCGTGGCAAGAGCAAAAAGGCTTTCAGGAACAGATGGAACCATAATGATTTACGGTGAGAGCGGTGCCGGAAAGGAAATTATAGCGCAAAGCATACATAATGCAAGCGAACGAGTAAAATCGCCGTTCGTTGCTGTGAATTGTGCGGCGCTTACAGAGTCTCTTCTAGAGAGCGAACTTTTTGGGTATGAGGAGGGTTCTTTTACCGGAGCTAGAAAAGGCGGCAAACCCGGACTTTTCGAACTGGCCCACGGCGGAACAATTTTTCTTGATGAAATAAACAGCATTTCTCTTAATCTGCAGTCTAAGCTTTTAAGGGTGCTTGAGGAGAAAGAAGTCATGCGCATAGGCTCGGATTATATAATACCTTTGGATATAAGAATAATCGGGGCAGCTAATGAAGACCTTATGGACAAGGTCATGAGGGGCGAGTTCAGAAGAGATCTTTTCTACAGATTGAATGTATTGGAGCTTAAGATACCCCCGCTTAGGAATAGAAGGGAAGACATAATTCCGTTATTTCATTCATTTGTTGATGAACTTATCCGGGGAAAAGAGGAAATGCCGGAGCCGGACGAGGGATTCAAGAAAATGCTCTTGAATCATAAATGGCTTGGAAATGTCAGGGAACTCAAAAACATAGCGGAGCGATATGTTATTTTTAAGGATGATATGGTAAATCCAAAGGAATTGTTTGGAGAAGAAAGTGGAAGCGGTGTAGAAATACTCGAAAATTCCGAGATAAACCTAAAGGATATTAATAGGACGATTGAGAAAATGATAATAGAGACATTCCTCAGTCATGGAAAGACTAAGACTGAGATTGCTGAAATACTGGGCATAAGCCGGACGGCCCTGTGGAAAAAACTGAAAGACTAGTGTTTAAAAATATTAAAACATGTTAACTTTTGTTGACGTGTTTTTTCGTGAAATCAAGAATTCGATATGTGCTTTGCTGCAAATGCCGAACTTTGAGCTTTCTATATTATGGCATGGTAATTGCAAAAGGATATGACAAAGGAATTTTTTCCTGGGGAATACAGTAATCCCCCCATGAGAGGGCATGCCTCTCGTTGCTGTATTCCTTTTTTTATGATTAATATCAATTAATATCAAAAGAAGAGAGGTAATTATATGAAGATGAAAGATTTGATTTGGGTAGCAATTTTGGCACTGTTTGTGGGTTTTCTCGCATATCGTCCGACGCGTGAGATATTTATAGCAATGACGACTGCGCATCCCTACATTATGAGCTTCGTAAAGTTTTTTATATTGGCAACAATGGGTGAGCTTTTGGCAATTCGCATAATTTCGGGCAACTGGAAATTCCCCTTGGGCTGGATTTGGAGGGCTCTTGTTTGGGGATTTATAGGCATGGCAACAGCTCTGATTTTTCAAATTTTCGCAGTTGGCGTAACGGGTGCAATGGAAAAGGACTATCTTCCCGGGAAAGGGTCTGCTTTAATAACTGCATTTTTTATAAGCGCTGCTATGAACTTGAGTTTTTCACCGACATTGATGGCATTTCACCGTATAATGGACACACTGCTTGATATCAAATATGAAGGGAAATCATCAAAAACAACTCTCAAGGAGACTATAAGCCGTATTGATTGGCACGGATATATAACCTTTGTTGTAATGAAAACGATTCCGCTATTCTGGATCCCGGCTCATACCGTAGTTTTTTTGTTGCCCCCGGTATACAGGGTCATGGCGGCTGCATTTCTGTCAATTGCCCTTGGAGGCATATTGGCTATGGCCAAGAGACGTCAGACGGCATAATGAAGAAACTTTAAGGACGATACCAGAAGGAGGAAGAACAGGACAGAGAAGAAAAACAGAGTTTTGGCAATTAATCCTGGTTCCACATATACAAAGATTGCAGTCTACGAAGAAGAAACGCTGCTGTTTAGCCAAACACTGAATCATACCAACGATGAGCTTTAGCCCGATACGGAGTGAGTTTGCGGATTTTAGATTTTGCCGCAAGACGAAGCTCTATGAAAAGCGGCAACAGTGCGCAGTGAACAAGCGAGTCCTTCGCCGTAAATAGCAAAAGAATGGGGAAAATTTACTATCGTTAGCAAAAAACAAAAAAGTGTCATGAGAATTTTCTCATGACACTTTTTCTATCTGAAATCAAATCAATTCCAAGGGTTGTAGGGATTAATGAATTCCATTACTCTTTCAGTCTTTTGATAGGACTCTTCTTCAAGAACCACAAGAAGTTCTCCAAGAACAGGAGTGAAGGAGCTTTGTGGAAATTCCAAAATGTAGCGCCTGTAGGATTCCAAGAGCTTCGGGTCCAATATTTCGGTTGGATATTCATAGGCAGGTGTATTGTCTGCGCCTATAAGAAATGTGTACAGATAGACATCGTACATGGACTTGGCATCATCTCTGTAGGGGGAATCGGGATATTTTGATAGGAAATTCTCCCAATCCACAATACGGTCTCCAAGTTCGTTCCAAGTTATTATAACGGCGGCATCGTGGAAGGTATGGCTTTCAACTTCCTCGGCGCGATAGGTAAGATAATCGAAAAGATCATCCGAAATGTTTGTTTTGAAGTTCCCAAGCAGAAACTGGGGATCAGGTTCGATATAGTACATGCCTTCGGCCATGTATACGCTGTAGCCCATGTCCCGGTACTTCTTCATAAGATTTTGAATGGCTCCGTCGGGAAGATTTGCCGGTTGTCTCAAATCTTCGACCGTGTATCCGTAGAGCGTTTCGGTAATCGGAAGCATTTCTCCTTCCAATTCCGGGAGCAGATTTTCCTGCAATTCCTTTACTCGCATAACCCCTGCATTAATCAAATCCGATGCTTCGGTCATTGAAACTATGCTTTTGAGGGTGGAAACGGATTTTGCAACTGTAGTGCTTTTATCGACAGGAAGAAGGTCGCTTATATGTTCGGAAAGAGCTTGCTCCAATTCATCATCTTGAGAAATGAATGCGCCATAGCACCACCCGCTTAAATCACCGACTCTAATTTTGTACCAGTAATCGTCATATGCCCCAATTTTTTCTGAGGCTCCTGATTTTTCAAGAAGATATGCTTCGGAAGGGAAATCCAGGCTGCCAATTTTTTTCGAAGAGGCATCGGGGGATTCTCTAAGAGAGACATTCATTGCTACTATTGTTGCATTTCCCAGATACTCGTCTTCAATCTGTTCTGGAGTAGCATCGCCGCTGTTTTCAGTATCGGCCGCGGGGGTTTTGGATGAGCATCCTACGGTCATAATTGTTATAAGAAGCAAAAGGCATATTGTTTTTTTCATTGTTGTTCTCCTCGTTTGATTTCGTCTTTTTTTCATTATATAACAATTGCGCGAATGAAATATGACAATAATAAAACGAATGTATCTCGCAAAACAAAATGGCGACGTTTTAGTTTGCTTTTAAAATCTGATATAATAAAGAAAGAAAAGCAACGTTTAAAAATAGTAAATAATAATAAAAAAATGGAGTGATGATATGAAATACAGGAAATTCGGAAAGATTAACGAAGAAGTGTCCCTTCTTGGGTTTGGAACTATGCGCCTTCCTACAAACAATGGGAATCCCAAAGATATAGACTTGGAAAAGACAACAAAGCTGATTCGATATGCAATCGATCATGGCGTCAACTATGTTGATACTGCATGGCCATACCACGGAGGAATGAGTGAAAAGGCGGTTGGAAAAGCTCTTTCGGATGGGTATAGAGAAAAGGTTAATCTAGCCACTAAATTGCCGTCATTCCTGGTAAATAAGCCGGAAGATTTTGATGATTTTTTGGATCGGCAATTGGAGAATCTACAGACAGACAGAATCGATTTTTATCTTATTCATACACTCAACAGGATATGGTGGCCAAAACTTAAGGAACTCGGTCTCTTCGATTTCATCAAACGAGCCAAGGCATCCGGAAAGGTCAAGCATGTCGGATTTTCCTTCCATGATTCAGTTGATATATTCAAGGATATTGTAGACGGTTGGAATTGGGATTTTTGTCAGATTCAGCTAAACTTCATGGACGAAGAGTATCAGGCGGGAATAGAGGGTCTAAAATATGCCTCAGCTAAGGGCCTGGGGGTTGTAGTAATGGAGCCTCTAAAGGGTGGCAAAATCGTGAAACCGAACCCGAGGGCAGAAAAGCTTTGGGCTAAGGCTGATGTAGTTAGGACACCTCCGGAGTGGGCATTAAGGTGGGTTGCCGATTTTCCCGAGGTCAAGGTCGTTCTAAGCGGAATGGGAGAGCTTGATGAAGTTGTTGAAAATATTCTTATCATGTCAGAAGCCGAGCCCGGCTCACTGACCCGAGCTGAGCATGAACTTATCGGAGAGGTAAGGGACATGTACAAGAAATATATCAAGATTCAATGCACGGCTTGTGGATATTGCATGCCTTGCCCCTATGGCATTAACATCCCTCGAAATCTCGAACTCTACAATGACACCTTCATGTTCGACGTTCCAAAAGAAGCCAACAGAACATATTGGGGATTTTTCACTGAAGCCAACAGAGCTTCAAATTGTAGAAGATGCGGTGCTTGCGAAGCGGCATGTCCCCAAGGCCTTAAAATAATGGATCTTTTGGAACTTGTGGACGAGAAAATGAATGAAATAAAATAAAAATGAATGAAATAAAGGATAAATGTTGACTTTGGCATTTAAGTTGATATAATAGAATTTAATTATTATTTAAAAATTATTGTTTAAAGGGTGATTGACATGAGGAATCAAAATCTGACAACGCAAAACACATATTCATATCTATTTTTAAGCTGGAGCTATTATTATGCGCCGGTTTTTAGTCATGGAAATGAATATGAACGTTTGCGGAGATAAATGATTCCTAAGTTGAAAATCGAGTTGTGATTGGACAGAGGACCTATTTATAGGTCCTCATTTATTTTTTTGAAAGGAGAATGGAAATGATACTTATTCTTAAAAAAGGGATTTTGAATGATGAAGTCGAGGCATTGAAAAAGGAGATTACTCAAAAGGGCTTCAAACCCCATGTTTCAAAAGGAGACGAGCTCACGATCATCGGACTCGTAGGCGATACGACTATGATGCAGGACTGTTTCAATCTAGCGGATGAAAGAGTCGAAAGGATAGTCAGAATACAAGAGCCGTACAAGAAGGTCAATAAAATGTTCAAAAGCGGCAATACGGTTGTGGATATTGCCGGATGCAAAATCGGCGGCGGCAATTTTGCGGTAATAGCCGGACCATGCTCTGTCGAGAACCGGGAACAGATGGTTGAAACGGCTTTGGGCGTCAAGAAAGCGGGAGCCGATATGCTTAGAGGCGGCGCCTTCAAACCAAGGACTTCACCCTACAGTTTTCAAGGATTGGGGGGAGGAGGAATCGAGCTTTTGCTGGAGGCTAAACAGGCGACGGGACTTCCAATTGTTACGGAAATAATGTCTGTAAAGCAATTGGAGGATCATTACGAGGATATCGACATGATCCAAATAGGAGCCAGAAACATGCAAAACTTCGAACTTCTTAAAGAGGTTGGATCTATGGATAAGCCGGTGCTTCTTAAAAGAGGACTGTCCGCAACGATAAAGGATTTTCTCATGTCGGCTGAGTACATAGCCGCTGGAGGCAACGAAAAAATTGTCCTGTGCGAACGGGGAATAAGAAC
The sequence above is a segment of the Peptostreptococcaceae bacterium genome. Coding sequences within it:
- a CDS encoding aldo/keto reductase encodes the protein MKYRKFGKINEEVSLLGFGTMRLPTNNGNPKDIDLEKTTKLIRYAIDHGVNYVDTAWPYHGGMSEKAVGKALSDGYREKVNLATKLPSFLVNKPEDFDDFLDRQLENLQTDRIDFYLIHTLNRIWWPKLKELGLFDFIKRAKASGKVKHVGFSFHDSVDIFKDIVDGWNWDFCQIQLNFMDEEYQAGIEGLKYASAKGLGVVVMEPLKGGKIVKPNPRAEKLWAKADVVRTPPEWALRWVADFPEVKVVLSGMGELDEVVENILIMSEAEPGSLTRAEHELIGEVRDMYKKYIKIQCTACGYCMPCPYGINIPRNLELYNDTFMFDVPKEANRTYWGFFTEANRASNCRRCGACEAACPQGLKIMDLLELVDEKMNEIK
- a CDS encoding SH3 domain-containing protein; translation: MKKTICLLLLITIMTVGCSSKTPAADTENSGDATPEQIEDEYLGNATIVAMNVSLRESPDASSKKIGSLDFPSEAYLLEKSGASEKIGAYDDYWYKIRVGDLSGWCYGAFISQDDELEQALSEHISDLLPVDKSTTVAKSVSTLKSIVSMTEASDLINAGVMRVKELQENLLPELEGEMLPITETLYGYTVEDLRQPANLPDGAIQNLMKKYRDMGYSVYMAEGMYYIEPDPQFLLGNFKTNISDDLFDYLTYRAEEVESHTFHDAAVIITWNELGDRIVDWENFLSKYPDSPYRDDAKSMYDVYLYTFLIGADNTPAYEYPTEILDPKLLESYRRYILEFPQSSFTPVLGELLVVLEEESYQKTERVMEFINPYNPWN
- the aroF gene encoding 3-deoxy-7-phosphoheptulonate synthase → MILILKKGILNDEVEALKKEITQKGFKPHVSKGDELTIIGLVGDTTMMQDCFNLADERVERIVRIQEPYKKVNKMFKSGNTVVDIAGCKIGGGNFAVIAGPCSVENREQMVETALGVKKAGADMLRGGAFKPRTSPYSFQGLGGGGIELLLEAKQATGLPIVTEIMSVKQLEDHYEDIDMIQIGARNMQNFELLKEVGSMDKPVLLKRGLSATIKDFLMSAEYIAAGGNEKIVLCERGIRTFENATRNTLDISAIPVLKRKTHLPVVVDPSHSGGYWWLVEPLALAAVAAGADGLMIEVHRSPKEALCDGEQSLKPERFEALMASIRNLEAFRRGGFSA
- a CDS encoding sigma 54-interacting transcriptional regulator, giving the protein MKKTIGFIVPNEEIEKKIYELFPKRLAVGELILERFDPDNMVPQALRLEKLGAKAIIARGGTYYRIVNEVKVPVVHLKMNALDILYAIKKASRIESHLTLILSEDVHFACSDWGKVLRCEIELNRFSTVNELEELLTLLEGRQKHTVVVGAVITCKKAEAKGFKTVFVDSRKETLQETIGYVDKILDDLEDQLRRRELSDTIVDNVHDAIIAVDALGNIILFNKNARKMFGKRSEDMIGCSIMETFPELDFIYELLKDTGSKSEKIVHMNKLIATVKASSILIDGEVNGAVCTFQDITKLQNLEKRIRFELNKKGLTAKFTFDNVLAEDEAMKKTVARAKRLSGTDGTIMIYGESGAGKEIIAQSIHNASERVKSPFVAVNCAALTESLLESELFGYEEGSFTGARKGGKPGLFELAHGGTIFLDEINSISLNLQSKLLRVLEEKEVMRIGSDYIIPLDIRIIGAANEDLMDKVMRGEFRRDLFYRLNVLELKIPPLRNRREDIIPLFHSFVDELIRGKEEMPEPDEGFKKMLLNHKWLGNVRELKNIAERYVIFKDDMVNPKELFGEESGSGVEILENSEINLKDINRTIEKMIIETFLSHGKTKTEIAEILGISRTALWKKLKD